A single Oncorhynchus nerka isolate Pitt River linkage group LG10, Oner_Uvic_2.0, whole genome shotgun sequence DNA region contains:
- the LOC115135015 gene encoding reticulon-4-like isoform X7 has translation MENGKTENGDSQPPPQWKDKAELVLNARRLKMDAKRVVELLYWRDVKTSGVVFGASLSLLLSLTLCSIVSVSSYIGLALLSVTICFRIYKGILQAIQKSDEGHPFKLYLDQDVALSEGTVHKYSDCVLARFNTTVTELRRLFLVEDLVDSLKFAVLMWILTYVGALFNGLTLFILGLVGMFSCPIVYEKYKVQIDHYVGMASKQVKDIIATVQSKVPGLKRVKAE, from the exons CTGAGCTGGTGCTGAATGCGAGGAGGCTCAAGATGGATGCCAAACGGG TGGTAGAGCTCCTGTACTGGCGTGATGTCAAGACCTCGGGCGTGGTGTTTGGCGCTAGCCTCTCCCTGCtgctctccctgacactgtgcaGCATCGTCAGTGTCTCCTCCTACATCGGTctggctctcctctctgtcaccaTCTGCTTCAGGATATACAAGGGGATCCTGCAGGCCATCCAGAAGTCCGACGAAGGGCACCCATTCAA GCTGTACCTGGATCAGGATGTGGCTCTGTCAGAGGGAACTGTCCATAAGTACAGCGACTGCGTTCTGGCACGGTtcaacacaacagtcactgaGCTGCGTCGCCTCTTCCTGGTTGAAGACCTGGTGGATTCCCTAAAG TTTGCTGTGCTGATGTGGATTCTCACCTATGTTGGTGCCTTGTTCAACGGACTCACTCTCTTTATTCTGG GTCTGGTTGGAATGTTTAGCTGCCCTATTGTCTATGAGAAGTACAAG gtaCAGATTGACCATTACGTGGGTATGGCCAGCAAGCAGGTTAAAGACATTATTGCAAC GGTGCAGTCCAAAGTCCCAGGACTGAAGCGTGTGAAGGCAGAGTAA
- the LOC115135015 gene encoding reticulon-4-like isoform X8, translating into MENGKTENGDSQPPPQWKDKVVELLYWRDVKTSGVVFGASLSLLLSLTLCSIVSVSSYIGLALLSVTICFRIYKGILQAIQKSDEGHPFKLYLDQDVALSEGTVHKYSDCVLARFNTTVTELRRLFLVEDLVDSLKFAVLMWILTYVGALFNGLTLFILGLVGMFSCPIVYEKYKVQIDHYVGMASKQVKDIIATVQSKVPGLKRVKAE; encoded by the exons TGGTAGAGCTCCTGTACTGGCGTGATGTCAAGACCTCGGGCGTGGTGTTTGGCGCTAGCCTCTCCCTGCtgctctccctgacactgtgcaGCATCGTCAGTGTCTCCTCCTACATCGGTctggctctcctctctgtcaccaTCTGCTTCAGGATATACAAGGGGATCCTGCAGGCCATCCAGAAGTCCGACGAAGGGCACCCATTCAA GCTGTACCTGGATCAGGATGTGGCTCTGTCAGAGGGAACTGTCCATAAGTACAGCGACTGCGTTCTGGCACGGTtcaacacaacagtcactgaGCTGCGTCGCCTCTTCCTGGTTGAAGACCTGGTGGATTCCCTAAAG TTTGCTGTGCTGATGTGGATTCTCACCTATGTTGGTGCCTTGTTCAACGGACTCACTCTCTTTATTCTGG GTCTGGTTGGAATGTTTAGCTGCCCTATTGTCTATGAGAAGTACAAG gtaCAGATTGACCATTACGTGGGTATGGCCAGCAAGCAGGTTAAAGACATTATTGCAAC GGTGCAGTCCAAAGTCCCAGGACTGAAGCGTGTGAAGGCAGAGTAA